A DNA window from Myxococcales bacterium contains the following coding sequences:
- the pilM gene encoding pilus assembly protein PilM → MSVCLGIDVGASAVKIAAIRFSYRKTTLIGMVSRDVGPDSDLPAILREAVKSLLGEKGGMGDASAVALPGSKAAFVNLSLPASSGKALGNVLPFELEPVIPFDMAESVFDYRVLPQAPSAEKAPTLTVLCAVAPTSEVRARIDLVKSATGVEPERVGVGGFTLANLVGWAPALASAEPILLLDLGNDSSDLVVLEAGEPVFARTLSLGTRGLPPTAPKLAREVRTTVLGHRAAGGKPPTRVFLAGGGAFVSGAEGFLAGELGLEVVRIPAPALELERPGTVDLAEVPRFAKALGLALGVGPRPLGMNLRKGALSFERGFAWVREKIPLLAGLATAIFFISLLSAGAQLYAATRERTALEGALGTVTKEVLGESTQSASRALELLSKQTQVADEDPMPHADAFDVMVKISENIPQSMVHDIEELDVQKGHVILHGIVGTIPDAQAIMTSLKSERCFNDVKITRTNQVVGGERQKYVMELDLKCPEDVRGTTKKGSGVAQPAPSASGGK, encoded by the coding sequence ATGAGCGTCTGCTTGGGAATCGACGTGGGAGCGTCGGCCGTGAAGATCGCGGCCATTCGCTTCTCGTACCGGAAGACCACCCTCATCGGGATGGTGAGCCGGGATGTGGGACCAGACTCCGACCTCCCGGCGATCCTACGGGAGGCCGTCAAGTCGCTCTTGGGTGAGAAGGGCGGCATGGGAGACGCGTCCGCCGTGGCCCTCCCGGGGTCCAAGGCCGCCTTCGTGAACCTGTCCCTCCCGGCCTCCAGCGGGAAGGCGCTCGGCAACGTCCTGCCGTTCGAGCTCGAGCCGGTCATCCCGTTCGACATGGCCGAGTCGGTGTTCGACTACCGAGTGCTCCCGCAGGCGCCATCGGCCGAGAAGGCACCGACGCTCACGGTGCTGTGCGCGGTGGCGCCGACCAGCGAGGTGCGCGCGCGGATCGACCTCGTGAAGAGCGCCACGGGGGTCGAGCCGGAGCGCGTGGGGGTGGGGGGCTTCACGCTGGCGAACCTCGTCGGCTGGGCGCCGGCGCTCGCGTCGGCCGAGCCGATCCTGCTGCTCGACCTGGGCAACGACTCGAGCGATCTCGTGGTGCTCGAGGCCGGCGAGCCCGTGTTCGCGCGGACCTTGTCGCTCGGCACGCGGGGCCTGCCTCCGACTGCGCCGAAGCTCGCTCGCGAGGTCCGCACCACCGTGCTGGGGCACCGCGCTGCAGGTGGAAAGCCCCCGACGCGCGTGTTTCTCGCGGGCGGCGGCGCCTTCGTCTCGGGGGCGGAGGGCTTCCTCGCGGGGGAGCTCGGGCTCGAGGTCGTGCGCATCCCCGCGCCCGCGCTGGAGCTCGAGCGGCCTGGCACGGTCGACCTCGCCGAGGTGCCGCGCTTCGCGAAGGCGCTCGGGCTGGCGCTCGGCGTCGGACCGCGCCCGCTGGGCATGAACCTGCGAAAAGGCGCGCTGTCGTTCGAGCGCGGGTTCGCGTGGGTGCGCGAGAAGATCCCGCTGCTCGCGGGCCTGGCGACGGCGATATTTTTCATCTCGCTCCTCTCGGCGGGCGCGCAGCTCTACGCCGCGACCCGCGAGCGCACGGCCCTCGAAGGCGCGCTGGGCACGGTCACCAAGGAGGTGCTCGGCGAGAGCACCCAGAGCGCTTCGCGCGCACTCGAGCTCCTCTCGAAGCAGACCCAGGTCGCGGACGAAGACCCCATGCCGCACGCGGACGCCTTCGACGTCATGGTGAAGATCTCCGAGAACATCCCGCAGAGCATGGTGCACGACATCGAAGAGCTCGACGTGCAGAAGGGCCACGTGATCCTGCACGGCATCGTGGGCACCATCCCCGACGCGCAGGCGATCATGACCTCGCTGAAGAGCGAGCGGTGCTTCAACGACGTCAAGATCACCCGCACGAACCAGGTCGTTGGCGGAGAGCGGCAGAAGTACGTGATGGAGCTCGATCTCAAGTGCCCGGAGGACGTCCGCGGCACGACCAAGAAGGGCTCCGGGGTCGCGCAGCCGGCGCCGAGCGCCAGCGGAGGTAAGTGA
- a CDS encoding type II secretion system protein: MSAHLLRHSGERAFSLLEVMVAVAILGLLLSVILSAQGGLAASNRSAANMGMAADLARCKMTEIEEKMLRDGYPEIDALDTEVSCCLDGDREGFQCDTRLEKVELPQPPQNSLGDGGDLLGSAGGGDGGALSLLSNPAGTGELNLDGGIQNLQGQLGAGPGAAQGMLTTVMGMVYPSIKLLMEASIRRVTVIVRWKEGPKAKELELVQFITNPQRGGLGFGIDAGAPPAASGAAGASTTSPATSPLKSPLPGLP; encoded by the coding sequence ATGAGCGCGCATCTCCTTCGACACAGCGGCGAGCGGGCCTTCTCGCTCCTCGAGGTCATGGTCGCGGTCGCGATCTTGGGGCTGCTCCTCAGCGTCATCCTCTCGGCGCAGGGCGGCCTCGCGGCGAGCAACCGCAGCGCCGCCAACATGGGCATGGCGGCGGATCTCGCGCGCTGCAAGATGACCGAGATCGAGGAGAAGATGCTCCGCGACGGCTACCCCGAGATCGACGCGCTCGACACCGAGGTGTCGTGCTGCCTCGACGGGGACCGCGAGGGCTTCCAGTGCGATACGCGCCTCGAGAAGGTCGAGCTGCCGCAGCCGCCGCAGAACTCCCTCGGCGACGGCGGCGACCTGCTGGGGAGCGCCGGAGGCGGCGACGGTGGCGCCCTCAGCCTGCTGTCGAACCCGGCGGGCACCGGCGAGCTGAACCTGGACGGAGGTATCCAGAATCTTCAGGGTCAGCTCGGTGCTGGCCCTGGGGCCGCGCAGGGGATGCTCACCACCGTGATGGGCATGGTGTACCCCAGCATCAAGCTGCTGATGGAGGCGTCGATCCGCCGCGTGACGGTCATCGTCCGGTGGAAGGAGGGCCCCAAGGCGAAGGAGCTCGAGCTCGTCCAGTTCATCACCAACCCGCAGCGCGGAGGCCTCGGGTTCGGCATCGACGCTGGCGCCCCGCCCGCGGCCAGCGGCGCAGCCGGCGCCTCGACGACGAGCCCCGCGACCTCTCCACTCAAGTCGCCGCTGCCGGGGTTGCCATGA
- a CDS encoding type II secretion system protein GspG, with translation MRRRRQDPARVFFPWERRRGVLGALGRARLKLGVGVAALLALALGLRGREEHAASVRATRAAITNATRQIASYRADHGGKCPAALPELVAQGYARDVPVDAWGRPLRLTCPGRRDPRGFDISSDGPDGVPGGLDRVE, from the coding sequence GTGCGACGGCGAAGGCAAGATCCAGCGCGTGTCTTCTTCCCCTGGGAGAGGCGTCGGGGCGTGCTCGGGGCGCTGGGCCGCGCGCGGCTCAAGCTCGGGGTGGGCGTCGCCGCGCTGCTCGCGCTCGCGCTCGGGCTCCGCGGGCGCGAGGAGCACGCGGCGAGCGTCCGCGCGACGCGCGCCGCCATCACGAACGCGACCCGCCAGATCGCGAGCTACCGCGCCGACCACGGCGGCAAATGCCCGGCGGCGCTGCCCGAGCTCGTCGCTCAGGGGTACGCGCGCGACGTACCGGTGGACGCGTGGGGCCGGCCGCTGCGGCTCACGTGCCCAGGTCGCCGCGATCCACGCGGCTTCGACATCTCCAGCGACGGCCCCGATGGCGTGCCCGGGGGGCTGGACCGCGTGGAGTGA
- the gspE gene encoding type II secretion system ATPase GspE, translated as MTEQRFLGEILARRAQVPPERLEVLYAIQREKGTDLVDLLVNGNVIDEGSIASALAAEAELPYVPTIEPERVSTSLALRLPIGFAKMHKLLVTNEDDHAVYVICADPFDTSAIDAVRVVFGKPVEVSVTAGERIIDAINRVYERDAGGGELEGEQDEVEVDGVGGDILDSDDEAPVIRWVNSLFLQAMKERASDIHIEPEEKEVLVRYRIDGELYIARRAPRAFMNSIVSRVKIEAALNIAEKRLPQDGRISKKIAGKSFDIRVSTIPTSRGYERIVMRLLNKSSVLLDLPDLGFSPRDYALMDGLIHRPDGIILVTGPTGSGKTTTLYACLNRINQPNINILTAEDPVEYELSGIHQLHVQPKIGLTFASALRAFLRQDPDVVMVGEIRDKETVEIAVNASLTGHLVLSTIHTNDAAGAITRMVDMGVEPFLLRSSIIGILAQRLVRVLCPHCKEPYRGSETELDELGLTHERVAQRLRRAENAQSRYFPRQVATVDILDVPPADDVTFYKPRGCDKCAQTGFSGRRGIYELLLMDDVVGPLVLRNADAQTIKRAAIDVGMDSLRDDGARKVLAGMTSVEEVLLATQEDTIAAEAAPTSMRNVRV; from the coding sequence ATGACGGAGCAACGCTTCCTCGGAGAGATCCTCGCCCGGCGGGCACAGGTGCCGCCGGAGCGCCTCGAGGTGCTCTACGCCATCCAGCGGGAGAAGGGCACGGACCTCGTCGATCTCCTCGTGAACGGCAACGTCATCGACGAAGGCTCGATCGCGAGCGCCCTCGCCGCCGAGGCCGAGTTGCCGTACGTGCCCACCATCGAGCCCGAGCGTGTGTCGACCTCGCTCGCGCTGCGCCTGCCGATCGGCTTCGCGAAGATGCACAAGCTGCTCGTCACCAACGAGGACGACCACGCGGTCTACGTCATCTGCGCCGACCCGTTCGACACGAGCGCGATCGACGCCGTGCGCGTGGTGTTCGGCAAGCCCGTCGAGGTGTCGGTCACCGCGGGCGAGCGCATCATCGACGCCATCAACCGCGTGTACGAGCGCGACGCGGGCGGCGGCGAGCTCGAGGGTGAGCAGGACGAAGTGGAGGTCGACGGGGTCGGCGGCGATATCCTCGACTCGGACGACGAGGCGCCGGTCATCCGATGGGTCAACTCGCTCTTCCTCCAGGCGATGAAGGAGCGAGCGAGCGACATCCACATCGAACCCGAGGAGAAGGAGGTCCTCGTCCGCTACCGCATCGACGGTGAGCTCTACATCGCGCGCAGGGCTCCTCGCGCGTTCATGAACAGCATCGTCTCGCGCGTGAAGATCGAGGCCGCGCTCAACATCGCCGAGAAGCGCCTCCCCCAGGACGGGAGGATCTCCAAGAAAATCGCGGGCAAGTCGTTCGATATCCGCGTCAGCACCATCCCCACGAGCCGCGGCTACGAGCGCATCGTCATGCGCCTGTTGAACAAGTCGAGCGTCCTGCTCGACCTGCCCGACCTCGGCTTCTCACCCCGCGACTACGCGCTCATGGACGGGCTCATCCACCGCCCCGACGGGATCATCCTCGTCACCGGGCCCACGGGCTCGGGCAAGACGACCACGCTCTACGCGTGCCTGAACCGCATCAACCAACCCAACATCAACATCCTCACCGCCGAGGATCCGGTCGAGTACGAGCTCTCGGGTATCCACCAGCTCCACGTCCAGCCCAAGATCGGCCTCACGTTCGCGAGCGCGCTCCGCGCCTTCCTCCGCCAGGATCCCGACGTGGTCATGGTCGGCGAGATCCGCGACAAGGAGACGGTCGAGATCGCCGTCAACGCGTCCCTCACCGGCCACCTCGTCCTCTCCACCATCCACACCAACGACGCGGCGGGCGCCATCACCCGCATGGTCGACATGGGGGTGGAGCCGTTCCTCCTCCGGTCGAGCATCATCGGCATTCTGGCGCAGCGCCTCGTGCGCGTGCTCTGCCCGCATTGCAAGGAGCCGTACCGCGGCTCGGAGACGGAGCTCGATGAGCTCGGCCTCACGCACGAGCGCGTCGCTCAGCGGCTCCGCCGCGCCGAAAACGCGCAGAGCCGGTACTTCCCGCGGCAGGTCGCCACCGTCGACATTCTCGACGTCCCGCCGGCCGACGACGTGACGTTCTACAAGCCTCGCGGCTGCGACAAGTGCGCCCAGACCGGCTTCTCCGGCCGCCGCGGCATCTACGAGCTGTTGCTCATGGACGACGTGGTCGGGCCGCTCGTGCTCCGCAACGCGGACGCCCAGACCATCAAGCGCGCGGCGATCGACGTGGGCATGGACAGCCTCCGCGACGACGGCGCACGCAAAGTGCTCGCCGGCATGACGTCGGTGGAGGAGGTCCTGCTGGCGACCCAGGAGGACACGATCGCCGCCGAGGCCGCCCCGACCTCCATGCGGAACGTGAGGGTCTGA
- a CDS encoding prepilin-type N-terminal cleavage/methylation domain-containing protein: MNVGKEFDALLCAVRRALHRGLDGGRAQRLRRAARRGVTLIEILIVLAIVGLIAGGIAVFAIPKFKDAQLATTKQSAQQLHTISEAWHATHTQECPTPELLRKEKEISVTSNINDAWGKPFKIVCTDDGDVIVTSFGPDGKENTADDIRVPDIKPE; encoded by the coding sequence ATGAACGTCGGTAAGGAATTCGATGCCCTTCTATGCGCGGTGCGCCGCGCTCTGCACCGCGGGCTGGACGGTGGTCGCGCCCAGCGCCTGCGCCGGGCGGCGCGGCGGGGCGTGACCCTCATCGAGATCCTGATCGTGCTCGCCATCGTCGGCCTCATCGCGGGCGGCATCGCGGTGTTCGCGATCCCGAAGTTCAAGGACGCGCAGCTCGCCACGACCAAGCAGAGCGCGCAGCAGCTCCACACCATCTCCGAGGCCTGGCACGCCACCCACACGCAGGAGTGTCCGACCCCCGAGCTCCTCCGCAAGGAGAAGGAGATCTCGGTGACCTCGAACATCAACGACGCGTGGGGCAAGCCGTTCAAGATCGTGTGCACGGATGACGGCGACGTCATCGTCACGAGCTTCGGCCCCGACGGCAAAGAGAACACCGCCGACGACATCCGCGTGCCCGACATCAAGCCCGAGTAG
- a CDS encoding prepilin-type N-terminal cleavage/methylation domain-containing protein, protein MHHPRPTPRFEPPRSTRVRLVRAQRLARRRLEAGQGAGRAARGARGMTLIEILIVLAIIGVVMGGVLAGTGQLASSRLRQSSTTLAGAIRVGYTQATATSRSVRLVLDMDDQTFWLEQADRPMLVQSKGASAAGGAEGATNAEQEAEAETARIVKGPVAPKARFQAIEPAGVAVSAKQKGPKPLARGIAFRAVQAAHDAEPRTKGRAYIYFWPGGQTERASVQLFVCGKSAEERSRCGVDDATTMTLDVAPLTGKVTAHDGARDLAKQPTTDEEASDRVDTGGGL, encoded by the coding sequence ATGCACCACCCGCGCCCCACACCCCGCTTCGAGCCCCCGCGCAGTACGCGCGTGCGGCTCGTGCGCGCGCAGCGCCTCGCGCGGCGGCGGCTGGAGGCGGGGCAGGGCGCGGGGCGGGCCGCGCGGGGCGCGCGAGGCATGACGCTCATCGAGATCCTCATCGTGCTCGCCATCATTGGCGTGGTGATGGGGGGGGTGCTGGCCGGGACGGGCCAGCTGGCCTCGTCGAGGCTCCGGCAGTCGTCGACGACCCTCGCCGGGGCAATACGTGTGGGGTACACGCAAGCGACCGCGACCTCTCGCAGCGTGAGGCTCGTGCTCGACATGGACGATCAGACCTTCTGGCTCGAGCAGGCGGATCGCCCGATGCTCGTGCAGTCGAAGGGGGCCTCGGCGGCCGGCGGCGCCGAGGGCGCGACCAACGCCGAACAAGAGGCGGAGGCCGAGACCGCCCGCATCGTGAAGGGGCCGGTGGCGCCCAAGGCCCGCTTCCAGGCCATCGAGCCCGCGGGCGTGGCCGTGAGTGCCAAGCAGAAGGGGCCGAAGCCGCTCGCCCGCGGGATCGCGTTCAGAGCCGTGCAGGCGGCTCACGACGCCGAGCCCCGCACGAAGGGGCGCGCGTACATCTACTTCTGGCCCGGCGGCCAGACGGAGCGCGCCTCCGTGCAGCTCTTCGTTTGCGGCAAGTCGGCCGAGGAGCGCTCTCGCTGCGGCGTGGACGACGCCACGACCATGACGCTGGACGTGGCGCCCCTCACGGGGAAAGTGACCGCGCACGACGGCGCGCGCGACCTCGCGAAGCAGCCGACGACCGACGAGGAGGCCTCCGATCGCGTCGACACCGGGGGCGGCCTATGA
- a CDS encoding type II secretion system F family protein, giving the protein MMVVVVPKVTSIFASLDRALPWYTQVLIYISAAISSNITLGTVLSLAATTFVRRALEPGGGRNGFIVGASLAGLVLVVSSFYVESLALLGGGAFLGLVLGVALGQFLNYVATPRGQLWKDGVSLRAPIFGQLLRMLAVSRFARTLATLLKSGVPLLKAMDIVKNVLDNAKLSKVVEDAIGSIREGESIAGPLRKSGQFPPIVTHMIAVGEKSGQLEQMLENVARAYDSDVETRIQGMTSLLEPLIIVFMGGGVGFIAFSILMPLIQMNDFVQ; this is encoded by the coding sequence ATGATGGTCGTGGTCGTCCCCAAGGTGACCAGCATCTTCGCCAGCCTCGATCGGGCGCTGCCCTGGTACACGCAGGTCCTCATCTACATTTCGGCGGCGATCTCGTCGAACATCACCCTCGGCACCGTGCTGAGCCTCGCGGCGACCACCTTCGTGCGGCGCGCGCTCGAGCCCGGCGGCGGTCGGAACGGCTTCATCGTCGGCGCGAGCCTCGCTGGGCTCGTCCTCGTCGTGTCGAGTTTCTACGTCGAGTCGCTCGCGCTGCTTGGCGGCGGCGCCTTCCTCGGGCTCGTGCTCGGCGTGGCGCTCGGGCAGTTCCTGAACTACGTCGCGACTCCGCGCGGGCAGCTCTGGAAGGACGGCGTGTCCCTGCGCGCGCCGATCTTCGGGCAGCTCCTGCGCATGCTCGCGGTGTCGCGGTTCGCGCGCACGCTCGCCACGCTCCTGAAGAGCGGCGTGCCGCTGCTGAAGGCCATGGACATCGTGAAGAACGTCCTCGACAACGCGAAGCTCTCGAAGGTCGTCGAGGACGCGATCGGCAGCATCCGCGAGGGTGAGTCGATCGCCGGGCCGCTCCGCAAGAGCGGCCAGTTCCCGCCGATCGTGACCCACATGATCGCGGTGGGCGAGAAGAGCGGGCAGCTCGAGCAGATGCTCGAGAACGTGGCGCGTGCCTACGACTCCGACGTCGAGACGCGCATCCAGGGAATGACGTCCCTGCTCGAGCCGCTCATCATCGTGTTCATGGGCGGCGGTGTCGGGTTCATCGCGTTCTCCATCCTCATGCCGCTCATCCAAATGAACGATTTCGTCCAGTGA
- a CDS encoding general secretion pathway protein GspK: MVLGAIAVLTVMLAEFQDETSAEAASATSERDAIQAEYTARSAVNLARLLIATEPTIRGAIAPLFMMMRKTPPQLPVWEFSDRLLGAFNDGEGSADFSATVGVDAKTGKNLGLKDGRFELVIVDEDAKINVNLGAANDIAHIRLAQELMGLMAPPQYNTLFEQRDGAGQFADRLTVCSAIIDWSDQDERLFNCDLSKLSGASTAGAEDAFYQLLPKPYRRKNAPFDSLEELHAVRGVSEDFWATFVDPAPENPKKRPMTVWGTGRVNVNTANPQTLLGIVCAGAPTAPICTEVAQAQTFLTGVTMARGLTMGAPLFGGPNDFVQTMTGKGQLGPVLAAFGMKPVAFKSEAEFSKSISTESKVFSVYAVGVKKGGHKRETRVSIHAVVDFQHTPGLDAAVGGLLAGLSGGGASATASATAAAGKALASANSAALTAAFPQMPKTAGQVVYYRVE; this comes from the coding sequence ATGGTGCTCGGCGCGATCGCGGTCCTCACGGTCATGCTCGCCGAGTTTCAGGACGAGACGAGCGCAGAGGCCGCGAGCGCCACCTCGGAGCGCGACGCCATCCAGGCGGAGTACACGGCGCGCAGCGCGGTCAACCTCGCGCGCCTGCTGATCGCCACCGAGCCGACCATCCGCGGCGCGATCGCGCCCCTCTTCATGATGATGCGCAAGACGCCGCCGCAGCTCCCCGTGTGGGAGTTCTCCGACCGGCTGCTCGGCGCGTTCAACGACGGCGAGGGCAGCGCAGACTTCAGCGCGACGGTGGGCGTCGACGCCAAGACCGGCAAGAACCTCGGCCTGAAGGACGGGCGCTTCGAGCTCGTCATCGTCGACGAAGACGCGAAGATCAACGTGAACCTGGGCGCGGCCAACGACATCGCGCACATCCGCCTCGCCCAGGAGCTCATGGGCCTCATGGCGCCGCCCCAGTACAACACCCTCTTCGAGCAGCGCGACGGCGCGGGCCAGTTCGCCGATCGACTCACGGTGTGCTCCGCCATCATCGACTGGTCCGACCAGGACGAGCGCCTCTTCAACTGCGATCTCAGCAAGCTCTCGGGGGCCTCCACCGCGGGCGCAGAGGACGCGTTCTATCAGCTGCTGCCGAAGCCCTACCGCCGGAAAAACGCGCCGTTCGACTCGCTCGAGGAGCTCCACGCGGTGCGCGGAGTGAGCGAGGACTTCTGGGCGACCTTCGTCGACCCGGCGCCCGAGAACCCAAAGAAGCGGCCCATGACCGTGTGGGGCACCGGGCGCGTGAACGTCAACACGGCCAACCCTCAGACCCTCCTGGGCATCGTGTGCGCGGGCGCGCCGACCGCGCCGATTTGCACCGAAGTCGCGCAGGCGCAGACGTTCCTCACGGGCGTGACCATGGCCCGGGGGCTCACCATGGGCGCGCCGCTCTTCGGCGGTCCCAACGATTTCGTGCAGACCATGACCGGGAAGGGGCAGCTCGGGCCGGTGCTCGCCGCCTTCGGCATGAAGCCCGTCGCGTTCAAGAGCGAGGCCGAGTTCAGCAAGAGCATCTCGACCGAGAGCAAGGTCTTCTCCGTGTACGCGGTGGGCGTGAAGAAGGGCGGGCACAAGCGCGAGACGCGCGTGTCGATCCACGCGGTGGTCGACTTCCAACACACCCCGGGCCTCGACGCGGCGGTCGGGGGTCTGCTCGCCGGCCTGTCGGGAGGAGGCGCCTCCGCCACCGCCTCTGCCACCGCCGCGGCGGGCAAGGCTCTCGCCAGCGCCAACTCGGCGGCCCTCACGGCCGCGTTCCCGCAAATGCCCAAGACCGCTGGGCAAGTCGTCTATTACCGAGTCGAGTGA
- the gspD gene encoding type II secretion system secretin GspD: MKRSLLLTLSLSTLTFAAPARAQLVDKAPRLIPQKMTTVLGARTLSDTAKPPAAAAAPGAAPVPAPASPGAGTPATPPAGGAAGTLLPNGKVAGDTSGLTQFEQGVQYEPRSPNYLVSFSLDDADLSELVRVIAQLTGKRFIFGGKLKTIKATVYSPQKVTVAEAYQAFLSILETNGLTVVPHGRFFKIIETAGSVAQGTPVYGSTQAATAEDRYITRIHRLAHVSADDAANVLGKFKSKDADITVHAPGNLLIITDTGANIRRMMHLLEEIDVGGAGEQVFIEPINYASASDIAQRVNELFDVKGSGGSSANTPAPKGAAPKGAAHGADRIAKIVADERTNAVIIVATEKAYLRILELVKRLDVPQTGEGQIHVLPLQHADSVELSKTLGDIITGAKGGEARRGAAGGGANPTPGVFEGGIKVSADKATNSLVITSSLRDYASLRAVIDRLDQPRRQVFIEAVIMDLQLKRSDAFGVSFHGGSDFATGGGDGLVYGGNKILNTITPIPTDPDALQGFALGVRGPGISGTSSLLGTGISVPAFGSFIQALARTGDSDLLSTPHILALDNEKAEISVGDNIPLQTNAVSAFPGLGGAAGGAAGALGALGGLGGLGTVGSPRQDVGTKITITPHLNESNDVRLDVVEDISEQGAPLGGTLGAIPISKRTANTKLVVRDQQTVVIGGLLRSVVSRAEEKIPVLGDIPVLGALFRKRQNTLEKRNLVLILTPYIIRSQDDLRTVFERKMQERQEFLDRYFVFSDNEYAPPRDYSRLNGLVEDIRQAYFGVEERKRLDEITRPKELKSHEPQRPLEMPSGVRSSGEPAGGGAPAADAPAAPAPQPGLTLPRIRSFDKVER; the protein is encoded by the coding sequence ATGAAGCGATCCCTCCTGCTCACACTCTCCCTGTCCACGCTGACGTTCGCGGCCCCGGCGCGCGCCCAGCTTGTCGACAAGGCCCCGCGCCTCATCCCGCAGAAGATGACGACGGTCCTCGGCGCGCGCACTCTCTCGGACACCGCGAAGCCCCCCGCGGCGGCGGCGGCGCCGGGTGCGGCGCCGGTCCCGGCCCCGGCCTCGCCGGGCGCTGGCACCCCGGCGACGCCGCCCGCGGGAGGCGCCGCCGGCACCCTCCTCCCGAACGGCAAGGTCGCGGGGGACACCTCCGGCCTCACGCAGTTCGAGCAGGGCGTGCAGTACGAGCCGCGGAGCCCGAACTACCTCGTGTCGTTCTCGCTCGACGACGCCGATCTCTCCGAGCTCGTGCGGGTGATAGCCCAGCTCACGGGCAAGCGCTTCATCTTCGGCGGCAAGCTCAAGACCATCAAGGCGACGGTCTACTCGCCGCAGAAGGTCACCGTCGCCGAGGCCTACCAGGCGTTCCTTTCCATCCTGGAAACGAACGGCCTCACGGTGGTGCCCCACGGCCGCTTCTTCAAGATCATCGAGACGGCTGGATCGGTCGCGCAAGGCACGCCGGTCTACGGCTCCACGCAGGCGGCCACCGCGGAGGACCGCTACATCACCCGCATCCACCGCCTGGCCCACGTGAGCGCCGACGACGCGGCCAACGTGCTCGGCAAGTTCAAGTCGAAGGACGCTGACATCACGGTGCACGCGCCGGGCAACCTGCTCATCATCACCGACACGGGCGCGAACATCCGCCGGATGATGCACCTGCTCGAGGAGATCGACGTGGGGGGCGCCGGCGAGCAGGTCTTCATCGAGCCCATCAACTACGCGTCGGCTTCCGACATCGCCCAGCGCGTGAACGAGCTGTTCGACGTGAAGGGCTCGGGCGGCAGCTCGGCCAACACTCCTGCGCCGAAGGGGGCGGCGCCCAAGGGCGCCGCGCATGGCGCCGATCGCATCGCGAAGATCGTGGCCGACGAGCGCACGAACGCCGTCATCATCGTGGCGACCGAGAAGGCGTACCTGCGCATCCTCGAGCTGGTGAAGCGGCTCGACGTGCCGCAGACCGGCGAGGGGCAGATCCACGTCCTGCCGCTTCAGCACGCCGACTCGGTGGAGCTCTCGAAGACGCTTGGCGACATCATCACCGGCGCGAAGGGCGGCGAGGCGCGGCGCGGCGCGGCCGGAGGGGGCGCCAACCCCACGCCGGGGGTGTTCGAGGGCGGCATCAAGGTGAGCGCCGACAAGGCCACCAACTCGCTCGTCATCACGTCGTCGCTCCGCGACTACGCGTCGCTCCGAGCGGTGATCGACAGGCTCGACCAGCCGCGGCGGCAGGTCTTCATCGAAGCGGTCATCATGGACCTCCAGCTGAAGCGCTCCGACGCCTTTGGCGTGAGCTTCCACGGTGGCAGCGATTTCGCGACCGGCGGCGGCGACGGGTTGGTCTACGGTGGCAACAAAATCCTGAACACGATCACGCCGATACCCACCGATCCGGACGCGCTCCAGGGCTTCGCGCTCGGCGTGCGCGGGCCGGGCATCTCGGGCACTTCGAGCCTGCTCGGCACCGGCATCTCGGTGCCGGCGTTCGGATCGTTCATCCAGGCGCTCGCCCGCACGGGCGACTCGGATCTGCTCTCGACCCCGCACATCCTCGCCCTCGACAACGAGAAGGCCGAGATCTCCGTCGGCGACAACATCCCACTCCAGACCAACGCGGTCTCCGCGTTCCCGGGTCTCGGCGGCGCGGCCGGCGGCGCGGCCGGCGCGCTCGGCGCGCTCGGGGGTCTCGGCGGCCTCGGCACGGTCGGCTCTCCGCGTCAGGACGTTGGCACCAAGATCACGATCACGCCCCACTTGAACGAGTCGAACGACGTCCGCCTCGACGTGGTCGAGGACATCAGCGAGCAGGGCGCGCCGCTCGGCGGCACCCTGGGCGCCATCCCCATCTCGAAGCGCACGGCGAACACGAAGCTCGTCGTCCGCGATCAGCAGACCGTCGTCATCGGCGGCTTGCTCCGCAGCGTCGTCTCGCGCGCGGAGGAGAAGATCCCCGTGCTCGGCGACATCCCGGTGCTCGGCGCGCTGTTCCGCAAGCGCCAGAACACGCTCGAGAAACGCAACCTCGTGCTCATCCTCACGCCCTACATCATCCGGAGCCAGGACGATCTCCGCACGGTGTTCGAGCGGAAGATGCAGGAGCGCCAGGAGTTCCTCGATCGGTACTTCGTGTTCAGCGACAACGAGTACGCGCCCCCGCGCGACTACTCCCGGCTGAACGGCCTCGTCGAGGACATTCGCCAGGCCTACTTCGGCGTCGAAGAGCGCAAGCGGCTCGACGAGATCACGCGGCCGAAGGAGCTGAAGAGCCACGAGCCGCAGCGCCCGCTCGAGATGCCGAGCGGCGTGAGGTCGTCGGGCGAGCCGGCGGGCGGTGGCGCCCCGGCCGCGGACGCCCCCGCGGCGCCCGCGCCGCAGCCGGGCTTGACGCTCCCCCGCATACGAAGCTTCGACAAGGTCGAGCGCTGA